CCGCGCCAGGTACGGGCCCCCGCCGGGCTCGGCCGCCGAGGAGCTGCGCAAGCTCCTGGACGTCGTGGCCGACCGGCTGACCGGACTCTCCGGAGCCGCCGCCCCGCTGCTCGGCACGACCGCGCAGGGCGCCGCCCAGCAGATGGTGCGGCAGGCCGTGAAGCAGGCCAGGGCCGCCGTCGAACCGGTCATCGAGCGCAACCCCGACGTCCTCGACCACCTCGCCGCCGCCGGCTCCGAACTCCTCTCCGCCTACCGCTCGGTGGTGAGCGCGCAGGAACAGCGCTGGACCCGTGGCGGGGACCACGGCCCCGCGGCCAAGGAGGACCACGGGGACCACTCCGTTCACCCGGACCCCCGCAGTCACGGAACGGGCCCTGATCGGCCCGAAGAAGGCCGCGGACCAGGCGAACACATCGACCTGGACTGACTCCCCTCGGGTACGGTTGACCGCAGCGGGGCTCGACCGGAACTGAGGGACACATGGGACTCACCATCGGGGTGGACATCGGCGGCACCAAGATCGCAGCCGGGGTGGTGGACGAAGAAGGTTCGATCCTGGAGACGCACACCGTGCCCACCCCGTCGACCGCCGAGGGCATCGTCGACGCGATCTGCTCGGCCGTCACCGGTGCCGGCGATGGGCACGAGATCGACGCCGTCGGCATCGGCGCCGCCGGTTACGTCGACGACAAGCGCGCCACGGTGCTCTTCGCACCCAACATCCACTGGCGCCACGAGCCGCTGAAGGACAAGGTCGAGCAGCGCGTGGGCATGCCGGTCGTGGTGGAGAACGACGCGAACGCCGCGGCCTGGGGCGAGTACCGCTTCGGCGCCGGCCAGGGCCACGAGGACGTCATCTGCATCACCCTGGGCACCGGCCTCGGGGGCGGCATCATCATCGGCAACAAGCTCCGCCGCGGACGCTTCGGAGTGGCCGCCGAGTTCGGCCACATCCGGGTCGTGCCCGACGGCCTGCTGTGCGGCTGCGGCAGCCAGGGCTGCTGGGAGCAGTACGCCTCCGGCCGTGCTCTGGTGCGGTACGCGAAGCAGCGCGCCAACGCCACCCCGGAGAACGCCTCGATACTCCTCGGCCTCGGCGACGGCACCCCGGACACCATCGAGGGCCGGCACGTCAGCGAGGCGGCACGGCAGGGCGACCCGGTCGCGATCGACTCGTTCCGCGAGCTGGCCCGGTGGGCCGGCGCCGGCCTCGCCGACCTGGCCTCCCTCTTCGACCCGTCCGCGTTCATCGTGGGCGGCGGCGTCTCGGACGAGGGCGAGCTGGTGCTCGACCCGATCCGCAAGTCCTTCCGGCGCTGGCTGATCGGCGGCCAATGGCGGCCGCACGCCCAGGTGCTGGCCGCCCAGCTCGGCAACAAGGCGGGCCTCGTGGGCGCCGCCGACCTGGCCCGGCAGGGCTGAGGCACCGGCCGGGCCCGCCCCGGGGCCCGGCCCCCATCGCGTCCCCGCGGCCCTGCGGGGCCGGTGGTGCGGGGCGACGTCCGCCCCGTCCCGTATCTTGATCGCCATGCCCACCAGCACCGCGGCCGTCACGCCGATACCGCAGTCCCGTACCGAGGAGGACGGCTCCGCCGTCATCCGGGTGCTCAGTTACAACATCAGGTCGCTCCGTGACGATCCGGACGCACTCGCCCGCGTGATCCGGGCCTGCGCACCGGACCTGGTGCTGGTCCAGGAGGCACCGCGGTTCTTCCGGTGGCGCAAGAAGCTGGCCCGGCTGGCCTCCCAGACCGGCCTGGTGATCCTCGCCGGCGGCGCCCCCGCGGCGGGCCCGGCGCTGCTCTGCTCGCTGCGCGCCACCGTCGAGCGCACCGAGGACGTCCTGCTGCCGCGCACCCCGGGCCTGCACCGGCGCGGCTTCGCCGTGGCCGTGGTCCGCTTCGGCCGGGCCCGCCTCGGCGTGCTGAGCTGCCACCTCTCCCTGCAGGACGACGAGCGGCACGCCCAGGCCGGCATGCTGCTGAACCGCCTGGGCGCCCTCGGCGCCCCCCACGCCGTCGCGGGCGGTGACGTCAACGACCGCCCGGAGAGCCGGACGTTCCGGCGCCTGGCCGGAGCCCTGCGGGACTGCTGGGCCGTTGCGCCGTGGGGCGCGGAGCACACCGCCCCGGCCGACGGCCCGCGGCAGCGGATCGACGCGATCTTCGCCACCGAGGGCGTGGAGGTGCTGGCCTGCGGGGTGCCCCGGGACCTGCCCGGGGTGAGCCAGGGCGACCTGACGGCGGCCACGGACCACCTTCCCGTCCTGGCCGCGCTCAGGATCCCGCCCGCTGGATGACGCGCCGGCCCCGTCGACGTCCCGCCGTGGCAGGGCCCGATGCGGCAGGGCCCGATGGGGCGAGGCCCGATGCGGCCCGTGGGGCGCTCAGACGACCGCGCCGCGGCCCGGGTCGTCGTTGTCCTCGTCGCCCGGGTTCATCCGCACCACCAGGGTGATGAAGCCGCCGACGAAGCCGCCGATCCCCAGCGTCGCCAGCCACCACGTCATCTCCCAGCCGAGCAGCACGCTGAGCAGGAGCAGGAGGGGGCCGCCGAGCACGGCGAGCCAGCCGAACCTCGCGGTGGTGTCGCCGGTCGGCAGCGGGGGCGGCTCGGGCGGCACGAAATGGCCCTCGTCGTCGCCGTCGAAGTCGTCGTCGGCGGGGTCGGCGGTGCGGTAGTCCCGCGGGCCGACGCCCGGGGCGAAGGCGACCGAGCCGCCCAGCGCCCGGCCGGCGCGGGGGAACTTGTCGCCCTTCTCGCCGCTCCCGTCCTTCGTGCCGTCCTTGCCGCTCTTCCGGCTCTCCGCGCCGTCCGAGCCGTCCGTACCGTCTGCGCCGGTTTCAGGGGTCCGCTCGGGCCCGCGGCGGCGGGTGGTGCCGCCCGGGGTGCCCTGGGACGGGCCGGGCTCCGGCAGGAGCAGGTTCTCTATCGGCTTGAAGGGTTTGGCACCCGGCGGGTCGGGCGGCTCCTCGCCGTACCCGGCGACGATGGCGGCCCAGGCAGCCTCCTCGTCGAAGGCGGGTTCGTCGGGCGTGGCGGCGGGCTGCTTTGCGCCGTCGTTCTCCGCGCCGCCGTGCTGCGCGGCGGGTGCGTCCTCGTCCGTGCCGTCAGGGGCGTCCGCCGCGGTCTCCGCGGGTGGCTGCGCCCCCACCGGAGCGCCGGGCAGCTTCCCGTGCGGCAGGGCGGGGTCCGCGGCGCCGGGCTCCGCGGCGGCGTCCGTGGTGACCGGCTCCCTGGCGGTGTCAGGGCCCCCGGGCTCACCGGCGGCGGGCTCCGGCAAGGCGGGCTCGGTCCGGGCCGGCTCCGGAGCCGCGGGCTCGGGCTCCGCGGCGCCGGACTCGGGCACCGGGGCGTCCGGCTGCGTGCCGCCCGGGCGCGCCGCGCCGCGGGCGCCGCCCGTGCCCTCCTCGGGCTGCTCCGCGCGCTCGGCCTCGGAGCGGGGTCCGTCCTGCTCAGCCAC
The nucleotide sequence above comes from Streptomyces sp. TS71-3. Encoded proteins:
- a CDS encoding endonuclease/exonuclease/phosphatase family protein; its protein translation is MPTSTAAVTPIPQSRTEEDGSAVIRVLSYNIRSLRDDPDALARVIRACAPDLVLVQEAPRFFRWRKKLARLASQTGLVILAGGAPAAGPALLCSLRATVERTEDVLLPRTPGLHRRGFAVAVVRFGRARLGVLSCHLSLQDDERHAQAGMLLNRLGALGAPHAVAGGDVNDRPESRTFRRLAGALRDCWAVAPWGAEHTAPADGPRQRIDAIFATEGVEVLACGVPRDLPGVSQGDLTAATDHLPVLAALRIPPAG
- a CDS encoding DUF5304 domain-containing protein, which codes for MSEAERPDLPEDPREANGPQSPYDTPSRPAPDPDAQFSGLGGSAPDPDAWATAVAEDLAEERARRRARYGPPPGSAAEELRKLLDVVADRLTGLSGAAAPLLGTTAQGAAQQMVRQAVKQARAAVEPVIERNPDVLDHLAAAGSELLSAYRSVVSAQEQRWTRGGDHGPAAKEDHGDHSVHPDPRSHGTGPDRPEEGRGPGEHIDLD
- a CDS encoding ROK family glucokinase translates to MGLTIGVDIGGTKIAAGVVDEEGSILETHTVPTPSTAEGIVDAICSAVTGAGDGHEIDAVGIGAAGYVDDKRATVLFAPNIHWRHEPLKDKVEQRVGMPVVVENDANAAAWGEYRFGAGQGHEDVICITLGTGLGGGIIIGNKLRRGRFGVAAEFGHIRVVPDGLLCGCGSQGCWEQYASGRALVRYAKQRANATPENASILLGLGDGTPDTIEGRHVSEAARQGDPVAIDSFRELARWAGAGLADLASLFDPSAFIVGGGVSDEGELVLDPIRKSFRRWLIGGQWRPHAQVLAAQLGNKAGLVGAADLARQG